Below is a genomic region from Methanobrevibacter sp..
TTAAACTAGATGACAGATTAAACTATTTATTAAAATTAAAGGATGATATGGATGTACAGGGATACACCACACCTTTTACATCCCTAAACAAATACGGAACCAAAACAGTTGCTGAAGTTGCAGCTGATGAAATACGTGAAAACAGTCGCCATAACCAGATATTCAGAATGAAAGCCAATGCCAAAAAGAATATTCTGGACCGTGTGAAATCCGCTATTGACTCACATAAAATTGCACTTGGAAATCTAGAACAGTTCGGTTATGTTAAATGCAACTCCTGCTATAAGAAATATTCAATGGATGAATATAAACAGAATGGTGGTGTTTGCAGCTGCAAAAGCACAGCTTTTACATTTAAAGTCAATAAGGACCTGACTCATCGCCTTGAAATCATACCATATTTGCCTTTATCAGGTAATTATATGGTTTTAATGAGTGAATTGTCACAGTATGCAAGAGAATCATTTAAACAGGTTTTAAACATTTTAAAACAGGAACGTAAAGGTGTAGTTAAGACAATTTCTCTGGTAATTAAGTTCAGGGATAAGAATAACCGTATGATTAGAAAGAGTGTGACTCTTGACAGTGAATATGTTGACAACTATGAGGAAGAGGTAAGAAAAAGATATGGTCGAAATGTAAGAATTGAGGCTTTAAGATTTCACAGGACAAAACCAGCAATTATTGATGACAAGCATGCACGAACAGCACTTGCACTGGCTTATGTTGGATATTCACAGGAAATCATCACTGAAATTAAAGATGAAATACTGAAAAGAAGACTGACTGATTTTAAAAGAATCAACAAATATGATGAAATCATCAAGGAATTTGAAAACCAGAGTCCTGATTTCATTGATAAGTATGATCTGGATGCTATTGAGGCATGGAGAAAGGCACAAATAAAAAATAAATTTAAAAATCTCAATTATATGGATAAATTCGGCAATATGACAAGATCTCTTAAAAGGGATTTGAAGATTCGCGAAAGCATCTATAAAAACACCTTTAAAAATATTGCATCCACTTTAATTATTTGGGACATGTTCAGGTATTATCTTACAACCTCAAACAATGCCCGTAAAATTAATATCGGACCGTTTCCATATATTCGTGTTGAACTGGACCGTGAACAGAGAAAGGTTTTCCAGACCACATATAATAAGGTAATTGATACGCTAAATGCTTTTACTGATTTAAAAATTATTCCTATTCCTGAAATGGACTTGCTTTTGTATGAAAAGTTTAAGTTTGAAAAACAGATGAGAAATTCAAACATCAAATTCAACCATGTTGCATTGGGTGCTGGATTGATACATTTAAACTCAGACATTGAACTTGAAAGAATCAGCAATGCATTCAACATTAATGAATCAAGAGTTAAAAAGGAACTTAAACACATTGACCAAATCAAGAATCCTAAAACGGA
It encodes:
- a CDS encoding DUF530 domain-containing protein — encoded protein: MPESVLVNKAESFLKEISNDSISLDNIEDFDEFKSLYFKLDDRLNYLLKLKDDMDVQGYTTPFTSLNKYGTKTVAEVAADEIRENSRHNQIFRMKANAKKNILDRVKSAIDSHKIALGNLEQFGYVKCNSCYKKYSMDEYKQNGGVCSCKSTAFTFKVNKDLTHRLEIIPYLPLSGNYMVLMSELSQYARESFKQVLNILKQERKGVVKTISLVIKFRDKNNRMIRKSVTLDSEYVDNYEEEVRKRYGRNVRIEALRFHRTKPAIIDDKHARTALALAYVGYSQEIITEIKDEILKRRLTDFKRINKYDEIIKEFENQSPDFIDKYDLDAIEAWRKAQIKNKFKNLNYMDKFGNMTRSLKRDLKIRESIYKNTFKNIASTLIIWDMFRYYLTTSNNARKINIGPFPYIRVELDREQRKVFQTTYNKVIDTLNAFTDLKIIPIPEMDLLLYEKFKFEKQMRNSNIKFNHVALGAGLIHLNSDIELERISNAFNINESRVKKELKHIDQIKNPKTDKSKKFLDLIKK